A window of Mobula hypostoma chromosome 7, sMobHyp1.1, whole genome shotgun sequence genomic DNA:
TCAGTGTCTATGTGTTCTTCCCCAATTAAAGCAGTTCAGATTACCAGAGTAACACAGAATGGagacaggccgttcggcccaactggtccatgccgacCAAAGTGTCAGTCtgagctagtcccacttgcccGCGTTTGGTCCTTATCCCTCTAAACATAGCCACGTACTTAGAACAGACAGTATTCGTCCATTTAGCCGATGTCTGTCCCGAACACTATGCCTATGGAAACCAGACCTCTTCTGTCTACGCAGGATCGTTATCCTTCCacattttaaatattcatttgtctAATATCCTCTTAAACAACACTAGCATATCTGCCGCGATAGGTCATCACCACCGCTGCGGCAGCATGTTCCAGCATATTAACGTTACAATATATTTAATGAATACAGCGGCTGGTTGAAAACATGCTTAAAGAATCAACagctcaggcagaatctgtggggaGAAGATTGATGCCTCCTCATTTCTTTCATTGAAAGTTAAATCCCGCCAAATATCTGTCACTCCAGCCatatcacacacagacacacataagtATGAAGGGCATGGTACAACGGAGCCCGCGGCTATTTGGCAGAATGCCCTTTTTTTTTCCAGCACAAGAGGGAAAACTACTGGAGTTGAGCGTCTGCAGTACTATAATCCTTTAATTTCTCACATTCGGTAGCTAATTTAACACTCATAATTCGGCATCACGCTGAGAACAACAATGTTGCAGTTTTAAAGTTGGCTTGACCGTCTGTGTTGATCTTGGTTAAATGCTGGGAGCATATTGGAATAATTTTAAAGCCCTcgccatcattgagcacatttacacgaaGCCCCGCCACACCTAAGAAGCagcgtccaggccatgctctcttctcgctaatgcattcagacaggaggtacaggagcttcaggtcccacaccaccagggacaATCATTAGTCTAAAACCACGAGGATCCCGAGACGGCGTGAATAGCTTTACTCTCCACAACTCGGAACTGAATCTTCAaccttacagactcactttcaatgactataCAAGTCAAGTTCTcggttttaattatttatttacttgtttttatttgcactattttccTTTTGGGGgggacattggttgtttatcactCTTTGTTTACTTATTGATTGCACTCTTCCTATGAATTTAACATCCTTTGGGTCTGACCTTCCCATGACCTGGACCTCTGTTTCTGCCTCCAATAGTTACCCCAGATGAAAGCGGGTCCGGTACAGTAATGGCAGTTGTAGCGCACCGGAACACTTCCACGCAGCGCTAATGCGCCTCTTGACCAGATTAAACCGAGGGGTTACGGACCTCAGGGCACACGCATAGGGCAATCATCAGAGAGGTGACAAAATAGCAAAGTGAACCAAACATCATTCAGTTCAGTGGATGAACTGGTATCGAACAGTGTCCGTTCTGGACACTAAATGTTAGTAGTTTCCTGTACAGACCCAAATATCAGCGAACATTGTCAAATTCCCAATCCATTTCCTAAATTAAAGCCCGTGATTAAAATGTGAATTTGTTGAAGCTCGTCTTGTAGAAAGCGAGTTACGATTTCCGGAATATTTCACTCCACTGGAGGTTAATGAATTGGAACCCACATTGTCTCGATTCGAAGATATTTAAACCTGTTCCGAATCTATGCTCAAAGGAAGGGTTGGTCATTGTTTAACCTAATGGCCCCAGGAAATATTACCAATGAAGGGAAGTTTTGCGCGTACTTTGCTGTGGCTGCTTTTCTGTAAGAAATAATTTATTCGGGATAAGCATGCCACTAACAAAACCAGCATTCACTGTCCATGTCAAATTGCCTGGAAAAAGGTGGCGAGAcaccttctcaaatgcctgcAATCTTATTTTAAGCTACTTTGAGGGTATAGAGTTGGTTTTGTATATCATTACTGTCAAATATCTCGCGTCTGCCCGGGATTCTGTTGTCTGGCTATTGCCAGATGTAAATTAATCTGTTTACTCCCTCTTTCCCCACAGACACACGCCCAAAGTCGAGGCAGCTGAAACACGAGCATTCGATAGCAAGAATTTGGAGAAAGGTGGTTTAACACGCTTATTTTACATTTTAGTTTCAGATCGAAAGAACCGTCGAATAGGAAAACTCGAGCAAAGATCTGACAAATAACGAGGACATAATCGGTTTTCCAGAGTCTCCGCTTTTCACCTTCGCTCAAGCTTCTATTTCGAACAATACTTTAAACTTGCAGGAGCCCGGATAACCCCATTATCAGGACAGTTAATACTCAATACTTCAAACCTGCAGGAGCTTTGTAACTGCCCGGATAATAAGCCCATTATCAGAACAGAGCAACTCACGCGTGTGTCGTCATCCATTTGATGTAATGGTTGATCAGATTCCTGGTACTGGGCAATTTGGGATGCAGACAGTATTGCTGACGCCTGGAACGAGACGTGGTAACGCTGCAGAACAAAGTACACAAGAGGAAAGTTTACAACTGTGTCAAAAGTAGCCACGAAGAAATTGAAAATACGTATATTGTTAAAAGACTTCGGAAAACTCACTAGATCATTTTCTCTTTACAGAAGGGGTATCGCGCTTTAACTTCCACCTTCTGTACGTCTTTGTAGCTGATCTTCGGTCTTTTCCGAATACACTTACAGTTATAAGCTACGGAAAAGGGCAAAACGTTTGCTTGGTATCTCAAAAAGAGAGCGAATTAAAGCGACAAATCGTTCCGTGATATCATTACATAAATCATGAACTCTAAGATATTAATTGCATTATATCCCAAAAGAAGCCTCACATCCCAACCGGAGCTTAGAGAACAAGTTTCTAAAT
This region includes:
- the cxcl14 gene encoding C-X-C motif chemokine 14 isoform X1, which codes for MKGLLSAAVLLLLLVICSIDVEAYNCKCIRKRPKISYKDVQKVEVKARYPFCKEKMIYVTTSRSRRQQYCLHPKLPSTRNLINHYIKWMTTHAFQVSAVFQEVSSLAIVAWK
- the cxcl14 gene encoding C-X-C motif chemokine 14 isoform X2, whose protein sequence is MKGLLSAAVLLLLLVICSIDVEAYNCKCIRKRPKISYKDVQKVEVKARYPFCKEKMIYVTTSRSRRQQYCLHPKLPSTRNLINHYIKWMTTHATYVE